CGGCAGGATGCATGCCGATGGGCGTCGTGTTGATCAGGAGATCGATCGCGGGAAGCAGGGTACCGAGGTCTTCCCACGCGATCGCGGCGCGGACGCTTCCGTCGCCTCCCGCCCCGAGGGCTCGCGCCAAATCGGCGGCCTTCGCCGTGTCCCGGGCCGCGACGGTGAAGGGAATCCCCGCCCGCCGCAATGCGAGGCAAACAGCCCGCGCGGCACCGCCCGCGCCCAGCACCAGGGCGCGACGGGCCTCCTGGCCGGCCTCGGCCAGCATCGCCTGGTAGCCGGCGATGTCGGTGTTGTGGCCCAGGAGGCGCTCTCCTTCCCGATAGACGGCGTTGACGGCGCCGGCGGCGCGCGCCTCCGGGGTCAGGCCGTCGAGGAGGTCGACCACCGCCACCTTGTGCGGCACCGTCACGCTCAAGCCGGCGATCCGCAGCGCTCGGACTCCCGCCATGGCATCGGCCAGTCGGGCCGGGGCCACCGGCAGGGCGACGTACACGCCGTCGTGGCCGGTCGCGGCGAAGGCCGCATTGTGCAGGGCCGGCGACAGCGTATGCCCCAGCGGAAACCCGATGACGCCGTAGAGGCGGGTGCCGGCCCCGGGCATCATCAGAGCCTCCTCGGGGGGGTGCCGCCCCCCCTATCCCCCCCGCAGGGCCATCCGTGCCGATCCGCCGGCCGTCCGTGCCCGGCGAGGGGCTCGTGCAGCAGTGGCCTCCTAGCCTGCAGGCAGCTCATCCCAGGCCGACGAAGACCAGGAAAGCCATGGCCGAGCAGGCGCACAGGAGCCCGTAGGAAAAACGCCGCTCCGCCGGAATCAGGGCCCCGCCGTTCCCGAACCAGCGGTGGAACGTGGGCGCGGTCAGGACGGCCGTCGTCATCCCGGCGATCGCGGTTTGCGCGTCGCCGAGTTCCGGCCGCACCAGACCGAGAGCCAGCCTGACGGCCACGGCCGCCAGGAGGATGCTGCCGAGCGTCGCGAGGCGGCGCGACAGCGGCGTATCCGGGATCAGAAGCATTCGCCGGCGCCCACCGGGCGCCCCCGTACGTCACGCGTCGAACTACGGCTCACTGACAACATCCCTCTTGTTCGTGCTACCCCGGAAGGGCCCGATAGCCACGCGCCGACCGGCCGTCAAAGCGCCGCGCGCGGCATGTCGCGGTTGGAGGCGATGCCGGTGCCGGCGCGCGTCGCCGCGATGACGCCCACGTCCACCGCCGGCGGAAACCGCGCGACGCCCCACTCGCAAGCCTCTTGCGCCGAAAGCCCCGCCGCCAGGCGCTCGTAGACGCGGAGCGCCAGGGTCTGCCGGATGATCTCCTCTCCCAGGCCCGTCGCGGCCACCGCGCCGTGCTCGCCCGCGAAGAAGCCCGAACCCACGATGGGCGTGTCGCCCACGCGCCCCCGCAGCATGGGGGCCGCGCCCCCCGTCGAGGAGGCCACCGCCAGGTGGCCCTCCAGATCGCAGCATACCGCCCCGACCGTATCGCAGGCCGCCAGGGCGTCGTCCGGCCCGCGCGCGAAGTTCCAGTTGGCGACCAGATCGAAAGCCTCCCACGCCGGCATGTCCGAGAAGTCGCGGTCGCGCAGTTGCGCGCAGATCTCGCGATAGATGCGCACCGCCCGCTCGGAAGGCATGTGCCTGTGCTCAGGGAAGCCGCGCTTGCGGGCGAACGCGACCGCCCCCTCGCCGACCAGCATCACGTGCGGCGTCCGGGAGACTTCCAGCGCAAGCAGGATGGGATTCTTTACGTCGTACACCGCCGCCACGCTGGCCAGGCGCCCGCGGGTGTCCATCAGCGCCGCGTCCATCTCGATGGACACGCCGTCCATCCGCAGCACCGATCCGCTCCCGGCGTTGAAACGGCCGTCGTCCTCCAGTAGTCGGACGGCGGCGACGGCCGCATCGAGGGCCGGGGCGCCGGCGTCGAGCATCTCTCTGCCGCGCCGCGCGGCGGCCAGGCAGCCGTCGGAGAAGGCAGCCGGCGCCGCCGCGCCGCCGTGCGTCGCGATCCAGGCAGGCATCAGGCCAGGGCCGGCGCCGGCGCCTCGAATCGCGCCAGCAGCGCCAGCACGTCGTCGCGGACTCGCGCCACGGGATGCCCGGCCATCAGGACCAGCACCGGCGCGCTCTCGGGCCCCTTGCGCGCCAGGGCCTCGCGTACCGGGCCGAGGATGCGCGGATCGTCCTCCTCCAAGGCCTTGGTGAGGATCACCAGCGAATCGTGGTCGGAGCAGCCGTCGAGCAGGTAGCCCACGGTCGCGCGGATGGCGGGATCCGAAGTCCGCAGCGACTCGATC
The sequence above is drawn from the Candidatus Tanganyikabacteria bacterium genome and encodes:
- a CDS encoding shikimate dehydrogenase; protein product: MMPGAGTRLYGVIGFPLGHTLSPALHNAAFAATGHDGVYVALPVAPARLADAMAGVRALRIAGLSVTVPHKVAVVDLLDGLTPEARAAGAVNAVYREGERLLGHNTDIAGYQAMLAEAGQEARRALVLGAGGAARAVCLALRRAGIPFTVAARDTAKAADLARALGAGGDGSVRAAIAWEDLGTLLPAIDLLINTTPIGMHPAVAASPAPDLAALPAGAIVHDIVYRPRETLLLAAARARGLRTVEGGTMLVAQAAEAFERWTGFPAPVAEMRAAFEQATGDDQSC
- a CDS encoding isoaspartyl peptidase/L-asparaginase, with the translated sequence MPAWIATHGGAAAPAAFSDGCLAAARRGREMLDAGAPALDAAVAAVRLLEDDGRFNAGSGSVLRMDGVSIEMDAALMDTRGRLASVAAVYDVKNPILLALEVSRTPHVMLVGEGAVAFARKRGFPEHRHMPSERAVRIYREICAQLRDRDFSDMPAWEAFDLVANWNFARGPDDALAACDTVGAVCCDLEGHLAVASSTGGAAPMLRGRVGDTPIVGSGFFAGEHGAVAATGLGEEIIRQTLALRVYERLAAGLSAQEACEWGVARFPPAVDVGVIAATRAGTGIASNRDMPRAAL